Proteins encoded within one genomic window of Fusarium musae strain F31 chromosome 4, whole genome shotgun sequence:
- a CDS encoding hypothetical protein (EggNog:ENOG41~BUSCO:EOG09264OXC) yields MNRLFGSKPTGPKPTLNGAITNLDTRISSLDTKLKALNAELGAYQEKLSRMREGPGKQAMKQKALKVLQRRKAYEAEKDKLESQVWNMEQASNMQDNLKNVMTQVDAMKTTNKELKKQYGKIDIDKIERLQDEMADLMDVGNEIQESLARSYDIPEDVEEDELDAELEALGMEVEMEHEMGGAVPGFLQDEVVPEFVDEPPQTEDKVKQVAG; encoded by the coding sequence ATGAACCGCCTCTTCGGCTCCAAACCCACGGGCCCCAAACCCACCCTCAACGGCGCCATAACCAACCTCGACACCCGCATATCCTCCCTCGACACCAAACTCAAAGCCCTCAACGCCGAGCTCGGCGCCTACCAAGAAAAGCTGTCCCGCATGCGTGAAGGCCCCGGCAAGCAGGCGATGAAGCAAAAGGCCCTCAAGGTGCTGCAGCGCCGCAAGGCGTACGAGGcggagaaggacaagctcgAGAGCCAGGTGTGGAACATGGAGCAGGCGAGCAACATGCAGGACAACCTCAAGAACGTGATGACGCAGGTGGAtgcgatgaagacgacgaataaagagctgaagaagcagtaCGGCAAGATCGACATCGACAAGATTGAGAGGTTGCAGGATGAGATGGCGGATCTGATGGATGTGGGTAATGAGATTCAGGAGAGTTTGGCGAGGAGTTATGATATCCCTGAGgacgtggaggaggatgagctgGATGCTGAGTTGGAGGCGTTGGGGATGGAGGTTGAGATGGAGCATGAGATGGGTGGTGCTGTGCCGGGTTTCTTGCAGGATGAGGTCGTGCCAGAGTTTGTGGACGAGCCTCCTCAGACTGAGGACAAGGTGAAGCAGGTTGCTGGTTAA